The following nucleotide sequence is from Bacteroidales bacterium.
TAATCTTTGATTGAATCTGCATTATAATTATTTTAAACTAGCTAAAAGTCTATTTTTCCGCACAAAATTCTGTAAGCACTCCTCCTGTTGATTTTGGATGCAAAAAACCAATTTGTAAATCTTCTGCACCTTTCCGAGGCTGCTTATCAATAAGTTTTACTCCATTTCTTTCAACCTCTCGCAAAGATTCCTCTACATTATCCACAGCAAAAGCGATGTGATGTACACCTTGTCCTTTCTTCTCAATAAACCTTCCAATAGGACCTTCTACATCTGTAGATTCCAGCAACTCAATTTTGATATCTCCTATTTTAAAAAACGCCGTTCTTACTTTCTGATCTTCAACCTCTTCAATAGCATAACATTTAAGACCTAAAATATCTTCATAATACTTTATACTCTCTTCTAAGTTTTCAACTGCAATTCCAATATGTTCAATAGATTTTACTTTCATAAATGCAATTTTTATATATAATCGTTATCAAAAACAGACCGCTGTTTTTTATTTCACAAAGGTAATATTTATTGTTATTTAAAAAACAACACTATTGTCATTTATTCAAAATTAACGTTTTTGAAACAACAAGCCTGAAATCAAAAAAATATTTTCTTTTTTACTAAGATACATAATTATATCTATATTTTTCATTTCTTTGCGCATTATTTAAAACCATTCTAAATTATTATGAAAGATAAAAAAACCTGTATAAATATTTGTCGCCCAATTCTAAAGGTATTTGCTTGGATGCAAACGAAGAAAA
It contains:
- the mce gene encoding methylmalonyl-CoA epimerase, which translates into the protein MKVKSIEHIGIAVENLEESIKYYEDILGLKCYAIEEVEDQKVRTAFFKIGDIKIELLESTDVEGPIGRFIEKKGQGVHHIAFAVDNVEESLREVERNGVKLIDKQPRKGAEDLQIGFLHPKSTGGVLTEFCAEK